GATTTTAAACAAGAACTGGGAGGTGAGGGAATAACTCTGATTAACTTTGTAGATTTTGAAGATGTCGCAAAAAGACATACTTCTACACTAAAAGTACAGGCATTTGCAGAATTTGTAAAAAATAATACACCAGGCAGAAATCTTAGCAGTTCAAACGCTGAACAACACCTGGAGTTGTGGTCCTATTGTTCGATCCTTTAACCACCCCATACACATAGGCCCGCTGGGCCTATGCTTAAAGTATGGAACGGGCAGCAGAGTTGCCAGTAAAATAGCACTTTACTTTACGAAGAATGTGGATATCATTTGAAATATATTTTTGAGAATTGGTAATGTCAGAGGTTGCGGGTGTAGAAACTAAAGAGCAAGCTGTGTGCGAGCAAATGCGTTTTAGCGTGAGCCGCGCAAGTCTTTTAAATACGCTATCTAGAGTGAGCGGAGTGGTTGAAAGGCGTAACGCAATAGATGTTCTAGCATGTATAAATATTAAAGCACAACATGGCAGCATAAAACTAAAGGCTACTGATCTTGACATTTCAATATTTGCCTCGCTTGCTGCAAATGTGTCAGCGGAAGGGGAAGTAAAAATCTCAGCACATACTTTACATGACATAGTGAAGAAGTTGCCAATTGATTTGGATATTAATTTCGAAATGAACGATCAAGGGAAATTATTGATATCTTGCGGAAATGCAAACTTTTCTCTACCGAATGTAGTTTCAAATAACTTTCCTGTCCTTGAAGAAGGGGATCATAAACATGATTTTACTCTACTGAGTGCAGATTTGGTAGACTTATTAACTAAAACGAAGTTTGCTGTATCACTAGATGATACAAGATATAATTTAAATGGGATATACTTGCATACGGATGAGCAATTTCTGTACTGCGTTGCAACCGATGGTCACCGTTTATCATGTATAAAGAGGCCTAAACCTGAAAATATCAATGGCGAATTTGGTGTGATAATTCCACGTAAAACTGTCATGGAGCTGCTAAAAGTATTGGATGATTGCAGTGAAATTAATATAAAGCTTTCAGATAGAAAAATCAAATTCACATGCGGTGAATATATTATAATATCAAAATTAATAGATGGAACTTTTCCAGATTATAAAACTGTTATTCCGGCATCTCAGGATAAACAAATGATTGTTGAGAGCGGTGAGCTAGCTAGCGTTATAGATCGGGTTTCCGTTGTTGTGTCCGATAAAATAAAATCCATTAGGTTTTCGTTACAAGAAAAATTATTAACTCTAAACTCAAACTCTCAAGAGTGCAGTGATGCAACTGAATCCATAGAGGTAGATTATAATGAAACTCCTATGGAAATAGGGTTTAATTCACGCTATTTGCTTGATGTTTTGTCCTGTATAAAAAACAAGTGTAAGTTTAGCTTGTCAGATGGCAATGGTGCTACAATTATTACTGATGAAGCTGATCCAAATGCATTATATATAGTAATGCCAATGAGGACTTAAACTAGTAATCTATCTTTACCAAATATAAACCGCAAGGTGGTGCAGTAACTCCAGCGGCGTTTCTTTTGCGCTTATTTAATATATTTAGCATTTCTTGTGGATTAGTTCTATTTTTCCCAAATTCAACCAAAGTACCGACAATGATCCTCACTTGGTTATGTAAAAAAGAAATAGCGGATATTTTGATGTATATATGACTCCCATTTTGTACTATCTCGATATTATCAATTGTTCTTACCGGATTTGCAGCTTGACAGTCTTTTGAGCGGAAACTTGAAAGGTTGTGCTTTCCAAGCAGATGTTTAGCCGCTTCACGCATAATGTTTACATCAAGTGGGTTAAATACTTGCCATACATAACCAGCTTCCAAAGCTGCAGGGGCATAGCGGTTAATTATTCTATATTCATAGTGCCTTTTTTTTGCTGAGAATCGCGCGTGAAACTCATCATCTACAACTTCTGCATTGAGTACGACTATAGGAATCGATTTTAAGTGATAATTTATTGCGTTCCTTATTCTGTAAAGCTCAAATTCCCTCTCCATATCAAAATGAGCAACTTGTCCTAAAGCATGAACTCCCGCATCAGTCCTGCCACCGCAGTATAAAGTGACTTTCTCGCCACTGAAATTAAATATAGCATTTTCTATGGTCTCCTGGATTGAGTTAGCAGAATGTTGTTGTTTCTGCCAACCAGAGAAACTACTACCGTTATACTCTATCGTTATTTTGTATCGCACTGCAAAATCTATCTAATTTTCTATCTTATACCAAATCTCGCTGATAATAAGATAAATTAATAAAGAGTACTTTTTGCCCACAACTGGAGGTTTAGGTAAATTTATGGTGGTTCTACCTAGATGACACACAACTGGTCAAAACCACAATGTTTGTGCAATTTCAGTAGCAGGTTGCTTGAGTCCGTACTATTATATAGTATAATACTATATAATATATGACCTTTAAAAAGCTCAATCTACACTTAGTATCAGATTCAAGCGGTGAAACTGTTATATCAGTTGCAAAATCAGCTCTGAAACACTTTCGTTCTGTAGAAACAATTGAATATGTTTGGTCCTTTGTGAAAAAAGAAGAACAAATTGATAGAATTTTGGAGGAAATCAATAAGAAAAGTGATGAGCATCACTTTGTTATATGCACTATTACTGATGATGAACTAAGAAAATATTTAAAAGATAACTGTATAAAATTGGAAATTCCCTATCGAGCAATATTATCACATATTATTAGAGAAATTTCTTCCTACCTTGAAATTGAAAAAGACGAAAAGCTTGACTTGCATGCTGAGATAAATAATGAGTATTTTCAGCGCATTGAGGCAATAAACTACACTATTAATCATGATGACGGACAAAATATTCAAGATATTGATAAGGCAGACATAATCTTGATTGGAGTTTCGCGTACATCAAAGTCTCCCACCAGTATGTATTTAGCTTATCGGGGCTATAGGGTTGCAAATATTCCCTTTGTTAGTGAGATACCCTTTTATGTTGACTTAACAAAGTTAGAGAACAAGATGACAATAGGGCTAACAATAGATGCAAGTAGGCTGGTGGAAATACGCAAAAATAGACTTACTTCAATTAACAACGAAAATAATAATGTATACGCTGACCCCAAGAAAGTAGAAAAGGAAATTAAAAAGGCAGAGGAACTTTTTAAACAAAACAATTGGCCAATTATCGACGTAACACAAAAGTCGATCGAGGAAGTGTCAGCAACGATTATACAATATTTTAATAGAATGTGATAAATTTATCAATTGACTAACTCTTTGTAAGTAACCATAATATAAAATAATTTGGTTTTCGCTATAGTTATGAAAGTTAAAGGCTCACTAAAGTCCCATCGCAGCAGAGATAAAAACTGTAAAGTTGTGAGAAGGAGTGGTAAAATTTACGTTATAAATAAAGTAAAGCCAAGGTGTAAAGCCCGCCAGGGTTCTTGAGTATCAGCCATAAATTGGTTATGTAAGGGGCTTATTGATTGCCTTGAGACAAACAGTGGTTGTGTCAGTTGTATATCCGGGGCTTGGCTTGCGGTATAAAGGGTTCTAAGCTGTAACTAGGGTGCTTAGTTTTTTGTTCACTTTTTCATGCTATACATTTTTTAGTTTCTTATATGTAAAAGTATGGTGTTTGTATTTAGGAATAAGAGGAAGTTACTGTATTTAAGTACAGCTTTGCTCATTTCTTCTCTTACGCTATATTTTAGTATCAGTACAATTACGGGTAAACGTGGCTTATCAGCGTTAACGGATTTAAAAAAAGAGATAGAGTACAATAAACTTTTGCTAAAGAATATATCTTTTGAAAGGGAAAAGTTGAGTAATAAAGTGTTTGGCTTATATGAAAAAAGCTTGGATTTGGATCTGCTTGATGAGCAAGCAAAAAATGCTCTGGGTTATGTGAGCCCTAAGGAGCTAATGGTTGTTCTTGATGTGGAATAGCAACATCTTTAAATGAAAGAAAAAAAACGCTATAATCCAAGTGCAGGCATTATAAACGAGATGAAAGTGAAAAATATCTTATTAGCGCTTTTAATACAGGCTATGTTTGGGTTGTCATCATTTGCGGCCGATCCTATTTTGCTTAACTGTATTGAAACTCCAGAGATTTATGATCTTGATGCAAAACCAAAAAGCTTTAACTCTTCGAATAATTTAAGAAGAAAACCTGGTTCTCCAAATAGCGCAACAGGAGAATTGATAAGCATAGTGGGTAGAGTTACTGATGTAAACTGTTTGCCAATACAAAACGCTGTAGTTTCTATATGGCACGCAAATTCACGTGGCGTGAACCATTATGATGAAAATGTGGAGGATGATAAGCTTGATCCAAATTTTGCCGGATCAGGAAGATTTATAGTCAATAACCTTGGCTATTATAATTTTATTACAATAGCACCTGGTAAGATCGGTGATAGGGCTCCACACATCAACTTTTTGGTTCAACATCCAGATTTCCCAGAGTTCACAACACAAATGTTCTTTGCCGACCATAATTGCGACAACTGTGCTGATCCTGTTCTTAGGGATCTTATTGATAATGGGCTTGCAAGCCTTCTGATAGCACCATTTACTTATAATGATCGTGCAATTAAGACCTACACATTTAATATCACCTTAGGCGGGTATAACAAATTTTCTGATAAAAGATAAAATCCTTGCATATCAGGGAAGTTCATAGTAGCCTTAAGCGCTGTTGTACTTAAAATGTATATGAAAAACATCTTACTAATGTTTTTACTATGTTTTATGTGCAGCTCACAATTATTTGCAACGGAGATGTCAACGATGAAGATAACAATTTCTAAGGCTTTACCTGATTTTGAAACGCTAGTAGTAGGTTTGTTTGAAAATGATGAACTTATAAGTAACGGTAAGGTTTTACAAGATAAGCAAATTACAGATAACATCAAAAGATTTAGTGATTTCAATGGAGGTTTTGGTGAATTTTTCTCCATTACTTCATCAGAGGGAAAGAACATTATAGTTGCTGGACTTGGCAAGAGAGATGAATGGGATGAAAATAAAGAATTAAATATTGGCGGAAAAATATATTGCGAACTAAGCAGATTAAAAATCAAGCAAGCGGCAATTTCAATCGAAGGCAATGCAGCAAATGTTGCATACGGTGCATTTCTGCGCAGTTTTAAGTTTGATAAGTATAAAACCAAAAAGGATGAAAAAGTTACAGAAGTAGAGGAAATCACAGTGCTAGCGAAAGATGAGCAATTCAGTAGTGCTGAAAAATCATTTGAGCGTTTAAGGCAAGAAGGTGAAGGCATATTTCTTGCACGTGCTCTTACCACTGAACCACCTAATGTTTTATATCCAGAATCCTATGCTGATCACATAAAAACCGAACTTACTAAGCTTGGCCTTGAAATCGAAGTGCTTGGTAAGAAGCAAATGGAAGAGAAAAAAATGGGAGCATTGCTTGGGGTAGCACAAGGAAGTAGTAAAGAGCCAAAATTAGTAGTGATCAAATGGAATGGAGCTTCCAAGGAACAAAAGCCTGTAGCTTTTGTAGGTAAAGGTATAACGTTTGATACTGGTGGAGTGTCACTCAAGCCCTCGCGTGGCATGGAGTCAATGAAATATGACATGGCAGGTTCTGCTACTGTGGTTGGGGTGATGCGTACTCTAGCTGGACGAAAAGCGAAGGTAAATGCAATTGGCGTAGTTGCGCTTGCAGAAAATGCAGTGGACGGCAATGCTCAAAGACCAAGTGATGTAGTAACTTCGATGTCTGGGCAAACAATAGAGGTATTAAACACCGATGCAGAAGGAAGGCTCATACTTGCGGATGCTTTGTGGTATACGCAGGACAGATTCTCACCTAAGTTTATGGTTGATCTTGCAACTTTAACTGGTGCCATAGTGGTTGCGCTTGGGAATAATGAATATGCTGGTCTTTTTTCCAATAATGATGAATTAGCAAATCGTCTTATCGATGTAGGAAATGAAGTAAACGAGAAGTTGTGGCGTTTTCCTATGAATGAGACTTACGATAAAATTATCGATTCGCCGATTGCTGATGTCCAAAACATCGCTCCTGCAGGCTCTGGCGGGGATAGCATAATGGCTGCACAATTTTTACAGCGTTTTGTGAATGAAACTTGCTGGGCACATTTAGACATTGCAGGCACGGCTTGGCATGAAAAAGGCACTGATATTTCTCCAAAAGGAGCGGTAGGTTTTGGTATAAGGTTGCTTAATAAATTGGTTGAGAAATACTACGAAACGGGTAATTGAAGCCTTAATACTGAAGTTTAGAAAGCTATGGGCTTTTGGCTTCTTCTGCTGGTTTTGCTGGCTGATGGCTTGTGTCCTTCATTTTAGAAGGTGGAACTGCTTCATAAGCTTTCTCATTAACTTTTTTCTTTACCTCCTCTATTTTACCTTCGCCAATTTCCATAATTTTAGGTAGAAAATTATCCATAAAACCTTTCAATTTATCCATATCTTCTACATGAGTACTATCACCTTTTCCTATAAGCTTTTCCAGATCCTCTTTTGAAAAATCTTTAATCTCTTCCTTTTTCACTAATTCTTTTATAGCCCACCGCTGCCCTTCATCTTGAAGCATTTCTATTACTATAGCCTTATCCCGAGCGCTCTTTACTTCACCTTCCTTCTCCGACCCACTAGCGCCTATAATAGATTTAGACAATTCCTTACGTAACCTACCAAAATTATTCTCCCTTGCTTGAATTGTAGGCAATTTATCGATAAAATTTTTCACTAAACTTTTAATTGCTTTTCCTAAAGACTCAGCACCTTCTTTTATCTCACCTCTATGTTGATATATAACATAACCAATAGCAGCTATAGCCACCAGTGCCACAAGCCCAACTAATGCTAATCCACCACCCATTAATGCACCAGTCACTCCTCCTATTACTAATGAACCCGCCAATGCACCTGTTAGTGCTGTAATAGCTGCTCCACCTATAACTCCTTGAGTTGACAACTGGTTACCTAAGGCTTCGAGTTTCCCCTCCATGTCTTTTACTTTGTTTACTTGTTCAAGAAACTCTGCTAAGACAGCTTTATCTTGCTCAAAATATTTCCCTACAATACCTATTGCATCCTCTGAAAGATCCCCATTGCCCTTCAGTAAATCAGTAACATCCTTGATGGTTAGTTCCTTAAACTCCTTACTTAACTTTTTAAAATCCTCATTACCTTTTAATAGGATCTCCAAATTGTCTACCAAATCCGGCTTTTCTCTAATATATCTTACTATATTTTCAATGAACTGATCCGAATCAGCTGGATTTGTCGCACCACCTTGTACCATATTCAATTCCTATCAATTATAAATATGCCTAATTATACATAACAATTATTAATTATATTATAACTAGTATGAAGTAATTAACACAATTACCCCTTTTCAAACATGGAATTTGTACTACAATACCTAAATTATATGAAAACAAGGTACTCTATGGGTGAAAAAAAATTAAAAGTTGCTGTGGTTTTATCAGGATGCGGTCATCTCGACAGTGCAGAGGTGAGAGAAGCTGTTTTAAGCTTGCTTGTGCTTGATCAGCAGGAAGTGGAAGTCAAATGCTTTGCACCTGATATCAATATTACACAAGTTATGAATCATAAAACAAAAGAAGCAGTAAAAGAGAAGAGGAATGTACTTGTAGAAGCAGCAAGAATTGCAAGAGGTGAAATATATGACCTAAAGGAAGCCAAAGCTAAAGATTTTGACATGCTAGTTGTACCCGGCGGATATGGAGTTGCGAAAAATTTATCTGACCTAGCTGAAGGTAAAGACATGGTAACAGTAATACCCGAATTTGAAAGATTAGTTTCAGAATTTTTTGCTGCAAAAAAGCCAATAGGGGCAATATGTATATCTCCAGCGGTGGTTGTTTTTATTTTAAGTAATAAAATAGGCAAAAAAGGAAATAAAATTAAGGTGACTATAGGAGATGACAAAGAAAAGTTGATAGAAAAGCTTGGTGGCGAGCATATAAAGTGCGACACAGAGTTATCAATAGAAGACGAAGAACATAATGTATTTTCCTGTTCTGCTTATATGCGTAGCGACGAAAGTACGTACTCTGTATATCAAGGGATAAAACATATGATTGACAGCATGGTAAAAAAGATCAACAAAGGAAATTAATACCAATGGTAATAGGACAAATTAAATTGCCAGTCAACAATGGTGTCATTCCAGCGCCCCTCCTCCTGTCATCCAAGTAGCGGATACTGTGATCTCATTTCACTTTATGACGGTGTCTCCCAACCCCACGATGTCATTCCAGTGCCTCCTTTTTTGTCATCCTAGTGCCTCCCTCTCTTGTCATCCCAGTGCTCGACACTGGGATCCAGTTTTCCATAAAACTATGTATTTTAACATAACTTTTATACTCACTAAACCTAATAAAATTCCTAGATTCCAGCGTCACACGCTGGAATGATAACATTTGTTGTAAAAACAAATGTTCGTTCATGAATTGCGACTAGCTATAAATATTTAAGAAATTTACTAAATGGAGAAAAAGGCAAAAGAAACTCTGGCCATTGTCTATTTTCAGTATTGGCGTTTTTTTAGGTCTCAAACGCTGCAATTTAGCGACTTTTAAACTGCAACAGACCCTTAGCTTAAGTGCTAAGAAACTTACTAAGCAGAAAAAAAGACAAAAGAATCCCGTGGTAGATTGTTCTCACTCTCTAATCCTGAAAATTGGCGTACTATACTGTCTTAAACGACTTATAAGCGCGTTTCAGCTTGTATAGGGAAAAACCTAGAAATCTAGGTGAAATTAATAAAGACATAAGGTGCACATAGTGCAAAAAATTAAACATAAGACGCCAACCATAATACTCTTGTCGTTTAATCTGCACAGATGAAGATAACTGAATACCTCCAGTTATATGATAAAAGGAATGGCGAAAGTTGTCAAGTAGTTTTTTTGATATCTTATCTATACCAAAGTGTTCTGCTTATAGATATTATACCAACAATCCACTATTTTTTCTACGTCTCGTGGTTTAGTTTTTGGACCTATACTGATTCTAATCGAACACTCTGCTTGCTCTTTTGTTGCCCCCATTGCAAGCAAAACATGGGAAGGTTTAACTTTTCCAGAAGAACATGCAGAGCCATTGCTAACTGCAATGTTATTTAAGTCAAAATGCATAAGTTGCACGTCACTCCTTACTTTCGGCATATAAATGAGACTTGTATTTGGTAACCTTTTGGAGTTTTCACCGAAGATTTTGATACCACTGGCAAGGTTTAACAGCTCACACTCCAATTGATCGCGTAGCTTCTTTATTTCATCCATTTTTGATAGAAGATCTGGAATATCCTGCAATGCAGCAGAAAAACCTGCAATTGCAACAATATTCTCCGTACCACCTCGTAATCCTTTCTCTTGCCCACCACCTACTACAATAGGCTCTATTACAAGCTTTTTGTCGAATATTAAAACTCCACTACCCGCTATACCGCCAAATTTATGAGCGGACAAAGTGAGTAAATCCACCCCTAAATCTTCCATATTAACTTCAATTTTTCCAACGCTTTGAGCAGCATCGGTGTGGCAGATTGCTCCAAATTTATGTGCTATTTCAGCTACTTCCTTAACAGGCTGAATAACCCCAGTTTCGTTATTAGCCATCATCACTGAAACTATTACTCTATCCCTCTCAAGTTTGCTCAGAATCTTTTTTAGCTCTAAAAGATCAACAACACCTTCTTGATTAACGGGTATTATATGTGGATTATACGCAGAATTGAGAATTGAAGGGTGCTCTATAGCTGAAATTACATGTCGATAGCCCGCTACCCCTCTCATAACAAGATTATTTGCCTCAGTCGCACCAGATGTAAAAACTACTTCTTTATCACCTAAAGCGCCAATAATCCCACGAACATTATCTCTTGCATCCTGGAGAATCTTTCTCGCCTCTTGTCCCTTTCTGTGTAATGATGAAGGATTCAGAATTTGTTTTGATAAGACCTCAAGTATACTCTTCCTTACACTGTCGATAATTGGGGAAGTTGCATTATAGTCAGCATATACGTAATCACCACCTAAAGAAAAGGGACTTGAAGGTTTATCTGTCATTTAATTAGGAAAACTCTTTACTACTCGCTATAACAGTCATATATATTAGCTTAACATGATAAAAAGCTTGTTGCAAAAACAGTAAAATTAATACATAATTAATATATACACGATTTATATTAGTTAATATCTGTCAAGCAGGTTTTTATTAGGAGCTACCGTGGTAGAAGTTTTTTTGAATAACGCAGCAAAAAAAATAGAAGGTGAGTATCACCAAAGTAGGGAAGCTAACGCGCCAGTTGTGCTAATTTTACACCATCACCCCCAATATGGTGGCAATATGAATAGTAAAATAATACATAATATATACGCATCTTTTATCGGTAACAGCTTTTCTGCATTGAAAATCAATTTCCGTGGTGTGGGAAAGTCTACCGGAACTTTCGATAAGGGTATAGGGGAATTAACTGATGCTGCAGTAGCTATCGATTGGCTCCAAGAACATAATCCTAGCAACGTTCCAATTTGGATAGTTGGCTTTTCTTTTGGAGCATGGGTAGCTATGCAATTGACAATGCGCCGCCCTGAGGTAGTAGGTTTTGTTGCCCTTTCTCCGCCAGCAACAAAGTACGACTTCTCTTTTTTCTCTCCCTGTCCGGTTCCTGGGCTTATAATACAAAGCAGCAATGATAAAATCTCAGAAGAAAGCGATGTAACAGAACTAGCAAAAAGGCTGATGAACTCAGTAAAAAGTGACCATATGGAATACCACATTATAGACGACACTAATCACTTCTTAAGAGATAAAGAAGAGGAGGTAGTTCAAATCATAGACGATTATATAAAACTGCGCTTGAATAGTGCAGCTATTTCTTCTCAAAAGACCAAAAAAGAGGTGAAAATAAGAGAGTACGCTTAATCTTTACAAACAAGAGAAATGGGTGTAGTAATATAAACAAAAAGGTTTTGTTATGTTTAGGAAGTTATTATTTCTTGTTTTAATTGCGTCTATGCTATCAGGATGCCTTCTAAGCAAGTCACACAAGTTAAAAAGCCCGTGTATAAAAGGCAATGAAAGTACTTCGTGCAGACTATACCCTGTTAATGGCCATTGGTTAGGTAAGTACAAGATAGTAGCTCAATAGATTCTAGTTCTATACTACATCCGTTCACAATTTTATCAGTGATCTATCCTTTAACTGTAAAATACAGTCTGCCTTTTCTGCAAGGAGGTGATTGTGTGTTACTATAAGCATAGAGCTATTATTTTCCTTTACATACGAATATAATAGCAAAAACACATTCAAAGAATTTGTTGGATCTAAATTTCCCGTTGGTTCATCTGCAAGTAAAAGTCTTGGGAAATTTACAACGCTTCTTGCAATTGCAACTCTTTGCCTCTCCCCGCCAGAAATTTCAGATATCATACTACTTGCTTTGTCTTCCAGACCAAATTTTTCCAACATTGCCTGCGCATTTTTTATTGCCTCAGTTTTGCTTCTTCCTGCAATAAGCTGAGGAAGCATAACATTTTCCAATACCGATAACTCCTGTAACAAATAGTGAAATTGATAAACAAAGCTCAGAAAACTTCTTCTTATATGAGTTTTATATTTATTGCTGGCTTGTGTGCAATTTACTCCATCTATTGTCACTATACCTGAAGTTGGCTTATCCAATAAGCCTGCAATTTGCAATATAGTTGTTTTTCCTGACCCTGAGCTGCCAATCAATGCAACTACTTGTCCTTTTGCAACCTTTAGATTTATATCTTTTATAACAGCAGGAGCTTCTTTGAAGCTCTTATCCACAGAAGTTAGCTCTAGTGCTACATCACCACCCATGTTGAAAAGGCCTAGGGGGCATAATTAAACTGAGAAGCTGTTACCACATCCACATTGAGACTTAGCAAGAGCATTTTTTATTTGAAATCCAGAACCACTTAGATCTTCAGTGTAATCTATAACTGAGTTATTTAAAAATTTCGCCGAACAATTATCAACCATTAATACAGGGTTTCCATTTTCGTCGTTAATTACTATATCTTTGCTTTTCCCGCTAAAGCTAGAGTAGCCTCTATAATCCTCGCTTTCTTCATAATCGTCATCATCGTCGTCATCAAATTCATCATCGTAATCATCATCGTCGTCATCACTCAAAGATAGATTTTTATTTATTTGATCTATAAGAAAATTATACTTGAAGCCAGAACATCCTCCACCTGAAACTGCAACTCGCAAAACAGAACTTTTGTCCTCTTCCTGCTCTACAAGGGAGTGAATTTTCTTTAACGCATTGTCAGTCAAGTTAATATTGTAATCTGTTGACATAGTCACTACCGTTTATTATTGATAATTTATTATAGTAGAAATTTTACATGTCAAACAATAATTTTCTATTAAGTTATGCGTGCTTCCCAAGCAAAACAAGAGGGAGATATTTTAAAGAGCCAGAAGATGAAAACCGCAGTTGTTTTCAGCGTGATAGGGATCGCATCATTCACTCTAATGCGTTTAGAAAATTGGAATACAAAACACAAGTTTTTATCAATTATGAGCACGACTACTATCGCACTCGGCTTACTCATAGCCTTGAAGTTGCACAAATTGCAAGGTCTATTGCACGCAGGCTCGGTTTATATGAGGATATTACTGAATGCATAGCGCTTGCACACGACCTTGGTCATCCTCCATTTGGCCACACAGGAGAGGATGCTCTAAAGAAATCAGTTCAAGATTTGAATCTTGATAGCGAGAAGTATGAATTTGACCATAACGTTCAGGCTATAAGGATTTTAACTTATCTTGAGCAAAAACATGCTGACTTTGATGGTATGAATCTAAGTTGGGAAGTTATTGAAGGCGTTGCAAAGCATAACGGTCCCTTGCTTGGTCGAAATGCAATATCCCACACAAATAATCAGCTATTGCTAGAATATAATGAAAAATATGATCTAAAACTTGAAGAATTCTCAAGCGTTGAAGCACAAGTTGCCTCAATTGCTGATGATATTGCATACGGTGTCCATGATCTTGACGATGCACTCAGAGCAAATTTGGTGACTGTAGAAGACTTGCTCGATATTCCTTTAATTGGAGAAACGTTTAAAGACGTAAAAAGTAGATATTCGAAATTGCCTAAGTGTAAGCTCATACATGAATCACTGAGTAGAACCATAGGA
This portion of the Wolbachia endosymbiont of Ctenocephalides felis wCfeF genome encodes:
- a CDS encoding Beta sliding clamp produces the protein MSEVAGVETKEQAVCEQMRFSVSRASLLNTLSRVSGVVERRNAIDVLACINIKAQHGSIKLKATDLDISIFASLAANVSAEGEVKISAHTLHDIVKKLPIDLDINFEMNDQGKLLISCGNANFSLPNVVSNNFPVLEEGDHKHDFTLLSADLVDLLTKTKFAVSLDDTRYNLNGIYLHTDEQFLYCVATDGHRLSCIKRPKPENINGEFGVIIPRKTVMELLKVLDDCSEINIKLSDRKIKFTCGEYIIISKLIDGTFPDYKTVIPASQDKQMIVESGELASVIDRVSVVVSDKIKSIRFSLQEKLLTLNSNSQECSDATESIEVDYNETPMEIGFNSRYLLDVLSCIKNKCKFSLSDGNGATIITDEADPNALYIVMPMRT
- a CDS encoding tRNA pseudouridine synthase A, with translation MRYKITIEYNGSSFSGWQKQQHSANSIQETIENAIFNFSGEKVTLYCGGRTDAGVHALGQVAHFDMEREFELYRIRNAINYHLKSIPIVVLNAEVVDDEFHARFSAKKRHYEYRIINRYAPAALEAGYVWQVFNPLDVNIMREAAKHLLGKHNLSSFRSKDCQAANPVRTIDNIEIVQNGSHIYIKISAISFLHNQVRIIVGTLVEFGKNRTNPQEMLNILNKRKRNAAGVTAPPCGLYLVKIDY
- a CDS encoding Putative pyruvate, which encodes MTFKKLNLHLVSDSSGETVISVAKSALKHFRSVETIEYVWSFVKKEEQIDRILEEINKKSDEHHFVICTITDDELRKYLKDNCIKLEIPYRAILSHIIREISSYLEIEKDEKLDLHAEINNEYFQRIEAINYTINHDDGQNIQDIDKADIILIGVSRTSKSPTSMYLAYRGYRVANIPFVSEIPFYVDLTKLENKMTIGLTIDASRLVEIRKNRLTSINNENNNVYADPKKVEKEIKKAEELFKQNNWPIIDVTQKSIEEVSATIIQYFNRM
- a CDS encoding Protocatechuate 3; protein product: MKEKKRYNPSAGIINEMKVKNILLALLIQAMFGLSSFAADPILLNCIETPEIYDLDAKPKSFNSSNNLRRKPGSPNSATGELISIVGRVTDVNCLPIQNAVVSIWHANSRGVNHYDENVEDDKLDPNFAGSGRFIVNNLGYYNFITIAPGKIGDRAPHINFLVQHPDFPEFTTQMFFADHNCDNCADPVLRDLIDNGLASLLIAPFTYNDRAIKTYTFNITLGGYNKFSDKR
- a CDS encoding Cytosol aminopeptidase, with the translated sequence MKITISKALPDFETLVVGLFENDELISNGKVLQDKQITDNIKRFSDFNGGFGEFFSITSSEGKNIIVAGLGKRDEWDENKELNIGGKIYCELSRLKIKQAAISIEGNAANVAYGAFLRSFKFDKYKTKKDEKVTEVEEITVLAKDEQFSSAEKSFERLRQEGEGIFLARALTTEPPNVLYPESYADHIKTELTKLGLEIEVLGKKQMEEKKMGALLGVAQGSSKEPKLVVIKWNGASKEQKPVAFVGKGITFDTGGVSLKPSRGMESMKYDMAGSATVVGVMRTLAGRKAKVNAIGVVALAENAVDGNAQRPSDVVTSMSGQTIEVLNTDAEGRLILADALWYTQDRFSPKFMVDLATLTGAIVVALGNNEYAGLFSNNDELANRLIDVGNEVNEKLWRFPMNETYDKIIDSPIADVQNIAPAGSGGDSIMAAQFLQRFVNETCWAHLDIAGTAWHEKGTDISPKGAVGFGIRLLNKLVEKYYETGN
- a CDS encoding Glyoxalase ElbB, which translates into the protein MEFVLQYLNYMKTRYSMGEKKLKVAVVLSGCGHLDSAEVREAVLSLLVLDQQEVEVKCFAPDINITQVMNHKTKEAVKEKRNVLVEAARIARGEIYDLKEAKAKDFDMLVVPGGYGVAKNLSDLAEGKDMVTVIPEFERLVSEFFAAKKPIGAICISPAVVVFILSNKIGKKGNKIKVTIGDDKEKLIEKLGGEHIKCDTELSIEDEEHNVFSCSAYMRSDESTYSVYQGIKHMIDSMVKKINKGN
- a CDS encoding Cysteine desulfurase NifS, with product MTDKPSSPFSLGGDYVYADYNATSPIIDSVRKSILEVLSKQILNPSSLHRKGQEARKILQDARDNVRGIIGALGDKEVVFTSGATEANNLVMRGVAGYRHVISAIEHPSILNSAYNPHIIPVNQEGVVDLLELKKILSKLERDRVIVSVMMANNETGVIQPVKEVAEIAHKFGAICHTDAAQSVGKIEVNMEDLGVDLLTLSAHKFGGIAGSGVLIFDKKLVIEPIVVGGGQEKGLRGGTENIVAIAGFSAALQDIPDLLSKMDEIKKLRDQLECELLNLASGIKIFGENSKRLPNTSLIYMPKVRSDVQLMHFDLNNIAVSNGSACSSGKVKPSHVLLAMGATKEQAECSIRISIGPKTKPRDVEKIVDCWYNIYKQNTLV